The Bosea sp. 685 DNA window GGCTTCGGCGTGCCGACGATCCTGACCACTGTCGCCGAAAAGAGCTTTTCCGGCCCGATGTTCAGCGAGATCACCGAGGCCTTTCCCGGCCAGGCGCTGCTCGACCGGACCTCGATGAACACCTGGGAGGACGCGGCCGTGATCGCCCGCGTCAACGCCATCGGCAAGCCGCGCATCGTGCTGGCCGGGCTCTGGACCGGCGTCTGCATCGTCGGCCCAGCCCTGTCGGCGCTCGATCAGGGTTTCGAGGTCTATGTCATCGCCGATGCCTGCGGCGACGTCTCCGACGAGGCGCATGAGCGCGCCATGCAGCGGATGATCCAGGCCGGCGCCCGCCCGATGACCGCCGTGCAATATCTGCTCGAGCTGCAGCGCGACTGGGCCCGCACCGGCACCTATGAGCTGACCACCGGCATCGCCCGGAGGTTCGGCGGCGCCTATGGCCTGGGCATCACCTACGCCAAGACCATGTTCGGCGCGCAGGAAGGGCACTGAACCATGCCGATGATCACCACCAAGGACGGCGTCGCGATCTTCTTCAAGGACTGGGGTCCGAAGGACGCGCAGC harbors:
- a CDS encoding hydrolase encodes the protein MSHAIAAPGKLLLTPQDHTLILIDFQSQMAFATKSIDAVTLRNNAALISHAAAGFGVPTILTTVAEKSFSGPMFSEITEAFPGQALLDRTSMNTWEDAAVIARVNAIGKPRIVLAGLWTGVCIVGPALSALDQGFEVYVIADACGDVSDEAHERAMQRMIQAGARPMTAVQYLLELQRDWARTGTYELTTGIARRFGGAYGLGITYAKTMFGAQEGH